A window of Fictibacillus halophilus contains these coding sequences:
- a CDS encoding YesL family protein — MKRLLTSITLMLNFTGNLVILNGLWLLFTFLGLIAFGLFPSTAALFAVIRKSLRSKSDLNMLKDYWFYYKKEFIRSNVLGSITIFLVYFFYIDWRLVQSLSFPYSLLGYIFLLCLLLVSSTVFIYLFAMMAHYEIALSRAIKMSFLVGLLHPISTVLMLMIAGGLYYLFSTLPILIPFFSVSVYAYVVMKWALFIFEKNDNKTQAA, encoded by the coding sequence ATGAAAAGACTATTAACATCCATAACTTTGATGCTTAATTTTACAGGAAATTTAGTAATTCTAAACGGTCTTTGGCTACTCTTTACCTTTTTAGGATTGATTGCATTTGGCCTATTTCCATCAACAGCTGCACTCTTTGCTGTAATCAGGAAGAGTTTACGGTCTAAGTCAGACTTAAATATGCTAAAAGATTATTGGTTTTATTACAAGAAAGAATTTATACGATCGAACGTATTAGGAAGTATCACTATTTTTCTTGTTTACTTCTTTTATATTGATTGGAGGCTTGTACAGTCCTTAAGTTTTCCCTATTCTTTACTAGGTTATATCTTTTTATTATGTTTATTGTTGGTTAGTAGTACCGTATTCATCTATTTGTTTGCAATGATGGCTCATTACGAGATAGCACTAAGTCGTGCAATAAAGATGTCATTCCTGGTAGGTTTATTACATCCAATATCTACGGTTCTTATGCTCATGATAGCTGGTGGTTTATATTATCTGTTTTCAACGCTACCGATACTCATCCCGTTCTTTAGTGTGAGTGTATACGCATATGTTGTCATGAAATGGGCTCTTTTCATTTTTGAAAAAAATGATAACAAAACACAGGCAGCCTGA
- a CDS encoding ABC transporter permease encodes MEISLNKKKQVVVVPKKMTRRKKVMRNWELYLFVLPCLLWFVVFKYVPMYGIQLAFKQYIPTEGIWGSPWIGFQHFTRFFESYQFWTLIQNTLSLSLWAFIFTFPVPIIVALLLNQLTSERYKKFVQTVIYAPHFISTVVLVGILFVFLSPTSGIVNHLIVLLGGEPILFMARPEWFKPLYVISGLWQETGWATIIYLAALAGVSPALHEAAIMDGANKWQRIWHVDIPGIRPTIVILLILAIGNIMNVGFEKAYLMQTDLNKSASAIIPTYVYEIGLQRAQYSFAAAIGLFNSVINLIMLLMVNRIVRKLGGNSLW; translated from the coding sequence ATGGAAATATCACTAAATAAAAAGAAACAAGTGGTTGTTGTTCCTAAAAAGATGACAAGACGAAAAAAGGTGATGCGCAACTGGGAATTATATCTGTTTGTTCTTCCGTGTTTACTATGGTTCGTTGTGTTCAAATATGTTCCGATGTATGGAATCCAGCTTGCTTTTAAACAGTACATACCTACAGAAGGCATATGGGGTAGTCCTTGGATCGGCTTTCAGCATTTTACGAGGTTCTTCGAATCCTATCAGTTTTGGACGCTTATCCAAAATACATTGAGCTTAAGTCTTTGGGCTTTCATATTTACATTTCCGGTTCCCATCATCGTAGCTCTCTTGTTAAATCAATTGACGAGTGAAAGGTACAAGAAGTTTGTACAAACGGTAATCTATGCACCACATTTTATCTCTACCGTTGTTTTAGTGGGTATTCTGTTTGTGTTTTTATCTCCAACCAGTGGAATCGTCAACCATCTTATCGTTTTGCTTGGAGGAGAACCTATCCTATTTATGGCGAGACCAGAATGGTTTAAACCACTCTATGTGATTTCAGGTCTTTGGCAAGAAACAGGATGGGCGACAATCATTTACCTTGCTGCCCTAGCAGGTGTTTCACCAGCTTTACATGAAGCTGCAATCATGGATGGAGCAAATAAGTGGCAGCGCATCTGGCATGTTGATATTCCTGGAATAAGGCCGACTATCGTAATTTTGTTGATCCTTGCGATCGGAAACATCATGAACGTCGGATTTGAAAAAGCTTATCTCATGCAGACGGATTTGAACAAATCTGCCTCAGCCATCATACCAACATACGTGTATGAAATCGGTCTTCAGCGTGCTCAATACAGTTTTGCAGCGGCAATTGGACTATTTAACTCTGTTATCAACTTGATCATGCTTTTAATGGTAAACAGAATCGTGAGAAAACTTGGCGGAAACAGCTTATGGTAA
- a CDS encoding glycoside hydrolase family 32 protein encodes MSMKISPTNFFNEKYRPQFHFTPIKNWMNDPNGMVYFQGEYHLFYQHHPESTVWGPMHWGHAVSSDMVHWEHLPIALFPDENGYIFSGSIVVDTWDSSGFFDGGEGLVAIFTHAGEHPDTKTPRQVQSLAYSTDKGRTWTKYEGNPVLEDTSIADFRDPKVIWYEKESKWIMVLSAGNHVRFYSSSDMKSWRFESSFGEKEGSHLGVWECPDLFQLPIEGGHRWVLIVSIGDDPAYTEGSRTQYFIGDFDGKMFTNENDSEKVLWLDFGRDNYAGVTWSNVPKEDGRRLFIGWMSNWKYANQVPTETWRSAMTLPRSLTLNSTREGIRLVQTPVQEISALRKPITSIQRTITLIPGENILKDIKTKTFELKACFKIKEAAVFGIKVHQSKEEETIIGYDSDRSVLYVDRRRSGDKTFHNEFSCVQEMEVFIEDQFALQIFVDTSSVEVFANDGKHVLTSLIFPREESNGLELFLDHGAVDLKSLDLFDYQSIWAIGGS; translated from the coding sequence ATGAGCATGAAGATAAGTCCGACGAACTTTTTTAACGAGAAGTATCGTCCTCAATTTCACTTTACACCAATAAAGAACTGGATGAACGACCCAAATGGAATGGTGTACTTTCAAGGAGAATATCACTTGTTCTATCAACATCACCCCGAGAGTACGGTGTGGGGGCCGATGCACTGGGGGCATGCGGTTAGCTCTGATATGGTCCATTGGGAACACCTCCCGATCGCCCTTTTCCCTGATGAAAACGGATATATATTTTCTGGCAGCATTGTCGTAGATACTTGGGATTCTAGCGGTTTCTTTGATGGTGGAGAAGGGCTGGTTGCTATTTTCACACATGCTGGAGAACACCCGGACACAAAAACACCGAGACAGGTCCAAAGTCTAGCTTACAGTACAGACAAGGGAAGAACGTGGACGAAATATGAAGGAAATCCGGTTCTTGAAGATACTTCCATCGCTGATTTTCGTGATCCTAAAGTAATTTGGTATGAAAAAGAGAGCAAATGGATCATGGTGCTATCTGCAGGAAACCATGTTCGGTTTTATTCATCAAGTGATATGAAGTCATGGCGCTTTGAGAGCTCATTCGGAGAAAAAGAAGGTTCGCACCTAGGTGTGTGGGAATGTCCAGATCTGTTTCAACTACCAATTGAAGGTGGTCACAGATGGGTACTGATCGTTAGTATCGGAGATGATCCCGCTTATACTGAGGGCTCACGCACACAATACTTTATCGGAGATTTTGATGGAAAAATGTTTACAAACGAAAACGATTCAGAAAAGGTATTATGGTTAGATTTTGGAAGAGACAACTATGCAGGTGTCACATGGTCTAACGTGCCTAAAGAAGACGGTCGCAGATTATTTATCGGTTGGATGAGCAATTGGAAGTATGCTAATCAAGTACCAACTGAAACATGGAGAAGTGCGATGACTTTACCGAGGTCCTTAACGTTAAATTCAACAAGGGAAGGTATCCGTCTTGTTCAAACACCCGTGCAAGAAATCTCTGCGCTTAGAAAACCAATAACTTCTATACAGCGAACCATAACGCTCATCCCAGGTGAGAATATTTTAAAAGATATAAAAACCAAAACCTTTGAACTTAAAGCTTGTTTTAAGATTAAAGAAGCAGCTGTCTTTGGCATCAAAGTACACCAATCAAAAGAAGAAGAAACGATTATCGGATATGATTCGGATCGTTCAGTTCTCTACGTAGACAGAAGAAGATCTGGAGACAAAACCTTTCATAACGAGTTTTCATGTGTTCAAGAAATGGAAGTATTTATAGAAGATCAATTTGCTCTTCAAATTTTTGTAGATACCTCTTCGGTGGAAGTGTTTGCAAACGACGGGAAACACGTCTTAACTTCTTTAATTTTTCCGAGAGAAGAAAGTAATGGCTTAGAACTCTTCCTAGACCATGGGGCTGTCGATCTTAAGTCACTTGATCTTTTCGACTATCAATCCATATGGGCGATAGGAGGAAGTTGA
- a CDS encoding YdcF family protein: MKPLISKEPVIPDLNEMDVDFLTALTFEKEVIPQKCDALFIFSGTHSGHWEKAIEAYKYNYIDTIVVTGGRSLTGIPHPDWDGNSDIEISEAQVIVSYLVSAGIPSEKIFMEEKSTNSLENVIYAKEVFDFTMIQTLMVVCKSHVAGRQIRTLKKHLPRQIEYIPYTFNSVYKGIEVNRYNWMETEVGRKRVWGEYLRIKHYGIKGDILPLDGSCNLLSND, encoded by the coding sequence ATGAAACCTCTTATTTCTAAAGAACCCGTAATTCCTGATTTGAATGAAATGGACGTTGATTTTTTGACTGCTCTTACCTTTGAAAAAGAGGTAATCCCCCAAAAATGTGATGCGCTTTTTATATTTAGTGGCACTCATAGTGGGCATTGGGAAAAAGCAATCGAAGCTTATAAATATAACTACATAGATACAATTGTTGTCACTGGTGGAAGAAGCCTTACCGGTATTCCTCATCCGGATTGGGATGGCAATTCAGATATTGAAATCTCTGAAGCACAAGTTATTGTTTCCTATTTAGTAAGTGCAGGAATACCTTCCGAGAAAATTTTTATGGAAGAAAAATCTACTAATTCTCTTGAAAATGTAATTTATGCAAAAGAGGTTTTTGACTTTACAATGATCCAGACTTTAATGGTTGTTTGTAAAAGTCATGTTGCAGGCAGACAAATAAGAACGCTGAAAAAACATTTACCAAGACAAATCGAGTACATTCCTTATACCTTTAATTCTGTTTACAAAGGAATTGAAGTAAATAGATATAATTGGATGGAAACAGAAGTAGGAAGAAAGCGTGTGTGGGGGGAATATTTACGGATTAAACATTATGGCATTAAAGGAGATATTCTCCCATTGGATGGAAGTTGTAATCTACTATCTAATGATTAA
- a CDS encoding ABC transporter substrate-binding protein, whose product MKKVLSVGTTVFLSASLVLAGCNSKEESEPKDKATFEKTGLPIVKEKVSLNIVAPKAPLAPDYSEMEIFKRLEKSTNVAIKWKNIPDTDYQEKKNLLLASGDLPDAFYGAQFTDYDLVTYGQNGTLIPLEDLIDEYAPNLKEVFKKRPEIEKGITAPDGHIYSLPTAEEMGIGDTPFFPSINKKWLDNLGLQMPTTLDEYTEVLRAFKTQDPNGNGKKDEIPLSFMHLWWCADIGDFFAAFGQPDNLDHRIVRDGKVIFTADKPEYKEALQYFHQWYKEGLIDPESFTQDAAQYLAKGKTKDETLGSYIWWETEEVVGPERAGNYVLMPPLEGPNGDKLVGRSNGSEFARNAFVITNANKNPEITMRWIDQQYEPKMAAQIHWGPIGIIYEEDENGKLVNKELPEGVAMGEYRQKVAPNGAGVILKEDFGTIVEMEPRAKQRIQDLDNIYRPFMEKEKYPTIFFKPEELDQINTIETDVKELVNQTRAKFIVEGFSDKDWKAYVKALEEMGVEDMMKIYQDGLDRFNK is encoded by the coding sequence ATGAAAAAGGTATTATCAGTAGGAACAACCGTTTTCTTAAGTGCTAGTCTAGTATTAGCAGGCTGTAACTCAAAAGAAGAATCCGAGCCAAAGGATAAAGCAACTTTTGAGAAAACAGGCCTGCCAATCGTTAAAGAAAAAGTTTCACTTAATATTGTAGCACCAAAAGCACCTCTCGCACCAGATTATTCTGAAATGGAGATCTTCAAAAGACTCGAAAAATCGACGAACGTAGCGATCAAGTGGAAGAACATTCCTGATACTGATTATCAAGAAAAGAAGAATCTACTACTTGCGAGTGGTGATCTTCCAGACGCTTTTTACGGAGCCCAGTTTACCGACTATGACCTTGTGACATATGGTCAGAACGGCACACTTATTCCGCTTGAAGATCTAATCGATGAATATGCCCCAAACCTAAAAGAAGTCTTTAAAAAACGGCCTGAGATTGAAAAAGGGATCACGGCTCCTGATGGTCATATCTATTCACTACCTACGGCAGAAGAAATGGGAATTGGCGATACACCATTCTTCCCATCTATCAATAAAAAGTGGTTGGATAACTTAGGACTTCAAATGCCAACGACGCTAGATGAATACACAGAAGTGCTTCGTGCATTTAAAACTCAAGATCCTAACGGAAACGGTAAAAAAGATGAAATTCCATTAAGCTTTATGCATCTTTGGTGGTGTGCGGATATTGGTGATTTCTTCGCTGCCTTTGGTCAACCAGATAACTTAGATCATCGTATTGTAAGAGATGGAAAGGTTATATTTACAGCAGACAAACCAGAATACAAAGAAGCTCTTCAATACTTCCATCAATGGTATAAAGAAGGATTGATTGATCCTGAATCTTTCACACAAGATGCAGCTCAGTATTTAGCAAAAGGCAAAACAAAGGACGAGACACTCGGCTCTTACATCTGGTGGGAAACCGAAGAAGTAGTGGGCCCTGAACGAGCAGGAAATTATGTATTAATGCCTCCTCTTGAAGGACCAAATGGAGACAAATTAGTCGGTCGATCAAATGGTTCAGAATTTGCTAGAAATGCCTTTGTTATTACAAACGCTAATAAGAACCCTGAGATCACGATGCGCTGGATTGATCAGCAGTATGAACCTAAGATGGCTGCACAAATCCACTGGGGACCAATTGGAATCATCTATGAAGAAGATGAAAACGGAAAACTTGTAAACAAAGAACTTCCTGAAGGTGTAGCCATGGGAGAATATCGTCAGAAAGTAGCACCTAATGGCGCGGGCGTTATTCTAAAAGAAGATTTTGGTACCATTGTTGAGATGGAGCCTCGAGCAAAACAACGAATTCAAGATCTAGATAACATCTATCGCCCTTTTATGGAAAAAGAAAAGTATCCTACTATTTTCTTTAAACCAGAAGAGCTAGATCAGATTAACACGATAGAAACCGATGTTAAAGAGCTCGTTAACCAGACGCGCGCCAAGTTTATTGTAGAAGGTTTTAGTGATAAAGACTGGAAAGCATATGTTAAGGCACTTGAAGAAATGGGAGTCGAGGATATGATGAAGATTTATCAAGATGGACTTGATCGTTTCAATAAATAA
- a CDS encoding carbohydrate ABC transporter permease, whose protein sequence is MKAFRRTKGDITFDVVNYALMTLYALMVLYPLYFITISSISDPNAVFAGEVWLWPKDITLEGYERIFSDKLIWIGYGNTILYAAVGTAISIMLTLTAAYPLSRPDFYGRNLIMLVFVFTMFFSGGLIPTYLLVKDLGMVDTIWAMVIPNAVGVWNIIIAKTFFETSIPGELREAAFIDGCSNTRFFFKIVLPLSKPIIAVMVLFHVVGHWNGFFDALIYLNDESKYPLQLILRNILVENQVSNSAAMMMDVESYAAKQRVAELIKYGMIIVSTFPLLILYPFLQRYFVKGVMIGSIKG, encoded by the coding sequence ATGAAAGCATTCAGACGGACCAAAGGTGATATTACTTTTGACGTAGTAAACTACGCATTGATGACTCTATACGCCTTAATGGTATTGTATCCACTGTACTTTATTACGATCAGTTCAATCAGTGATCCGAATGCTGTATTTGCAGGGGAAGTTTGGCTATGGCCAAAAGATATTACGTTAGAAGGTTATGAACGGATCTTCAGTGATAAGTTAATCTGGATTGGTTACGGTAACACGATTCTTTATGCAGCAGTAGGTACAGCCATATCTATTATGTTAACGCTAACAGCAGCTTATCCACTTTCAAGACCTGATTTTTACGGAAGAAATTTAATTATGCTTGTATTCGTTTTTACTATGTTCTTTAGCGGAGGCCTCATTCCAACATATCTACTTGTTAAGGACCTTGGGATGGTTGATACCATTTGGGCAATGGTTATACCCAACGCTGTTGGGGTGTGGAATATCATAATCGCTAAAACGTTCTTTGAAACGTCTATCCCAGGGGAGCTAAGGGAAGCGGCTTTTATAGATGGATGTTCAAATACGCGTTTTTTCTTTAAAATCGTCCTTCCTCTCTCAAAACCGATCATCGCTGTTATGGTGCTGTTTCATGTGGTCGGACATTGGAATGGATTCTTTGATGCTCTAATCTATTTAAATGATGAATCGAAGTATCCGCTTCAACTAATTTTAAGAAATATTTTAGTAGAGAACCAAGTATCAAACTCTGCAGCAATGATGATGGATGTGGAATCATACGCAGCCAAGCAGCGTGTAGCTGAACTTATTAAATATGGAATGATCATCGTTTCAACATTTCCATTATTGATTCTGTATCCATTTTTACAACGTTATTTTGTGAAAGGCGTCATGATTGGTTCTATAAAAGGATAG
- a CDS encoding carbohydrate kinase family protein: MKEIEVLSIGELLIDFTPVGASANGKPIYEQNPGGAPANVAAALAKWGRATSMIARVGNDFFGEDLITTLENHYVDCSLISTDGDIPTTLAFVKLNAEGNRSFSFYRKPGADLMLRKEDIDKAYIKRCKILHFGSVSLTGGTSREATWHAVEQGIENSKIISFDPNIRELLWKDQDEMKEQIKKGLSKAHLVKMSDEELYFVTGEKELEKAAKLITDAYAIQLLIVTLGAEGSYYLFEEKTGFIQGYRVRATDTTGAGDVFWASVLHQLLEKISLLELQEKDIRNILQTANAVGALTTLKKGAIPSIPTLDEIEQFLHQHRTQMEDKV; encoded by the coding sequence ATGAAAGAAATAGAAGTATTGTCTATCGGTGAACTCTTGATCGACTTTACACCAGTGGGTGCTTCAGCTAATGGAAAACCGATCTATGAACAAAATCCAGGGGGAGCACCTGCAAATGTAGCAGCTGCATTAGCAAAATGGGGAAGAGCGACTTCGATGATCGCCAGAGTAGGAAATGATTTCTTCGGCGAAGATTTGATAACAACTTTAGAAAATCATTATGTAGATTGTAGCTTAATTTCAACAGATGGCGATATTCCTACGACTCTTGCATTTGTAAAACTAAATGCGGAAGGAAACCGTTCGTTCAGTTTTTATCGTAAACCAGGGGCAGACCTTATGTTGAGAAAAGAGGATATAGACAAAGCATATATCAAACGTTGTAAGATCCTGCACTTTGGTTCAGTCTCTTTGACGGGCGGAACGTCTAGAGAAGCGACTTGGCATGCTGTAGAGCAGGGGATAGAGAACTCGAAAATCATATCGTTTGATCCCAATATCCGTGAACTTCTTTGGAAAGATCAAGATGAGATGAAAGAGCAGATCAAAAAAGGACTTTCTAAAGCCCATCTGGTGAAGATGTCGGATGAGGAGCTTTACTTTGTCACAGGTGAGAAAGAGTTAGAGAAAGCAGCTAAATTAATCACAGACGCGTATGCTATCCAATTGCTCATCGTTACATTAGGTGCTGAAGGGTCTTACTATCTGTTCGAAGAGAAAACGGGTTTCATCCAAGGTTACAGGGTAAGAGCTACTGATACAACAGGCGCAGGTGACGTGTTTTGGGCGAGTGTCTTACACCAGCTTTTAGAAAAAATAAGTCTACTTGAGCTCCAAGAAAAAGATATCCGAAACATACTGCAAACAGCTAATGCCGTAGGTGCTTTAACTACACTAAAAAAAGGGGCGATCCCTTCTATCCCCACTTTAGATGAGATAGAACAATTTTTACACCAACACCGAACACAAATGGAGGATAAGGTATGA
- a CDS encoding LacI family DNA-binding transcriptional regulator → MAVNMKEVALKANVSTATVSHVINETRFVAEETKQKVFQAMKELNYRPNPVARNLRSRKSNIIGLIIPVQSDDTSNFFFMSIAHGIGSVLKMHGYQLIVSNTNEELEMEREQITMFNDQFIDGLIMAPTSQSHEFLHQELNGDYPVVFIDRKPEGYDRGDFILSDGKKGTYDAIKLLLSKGHKNIGFVTGPLGISTSDERLEGYKQALQEQGIQVDNSLIKEAVPTLENGYQLTKELLSSSKVSAVLAANNVMTMGVVKCLQDHKRTIPSDVAVIGFDDYEWAKITTPSLTMIKQPSFELGVKAAEAILRRIEEPDADFIEMRLQTELIQRESC, encoded by the coding sequence ATGGCAGTAAACATGAAAGAGGTTGCTCTAAAAGCAAATGTTTCAACAGCAACCGTGTCTCACGTAATCAATGAAACCCGATTTGTTGCTGAAGAGACTAAACAGAAAGTATTTCAAGCCATGAAGGAACTTAATTATCGACCAAATCCGGTCGCGAGAAACTTGAGAAGTCGTAAATCAAATATCATCGGACTAATCATTCCTGTTCAGTCGGATGATACATCTAACTTTTTCTTCATGTCCATCGCTCATGGGATCGGAAGCGTACTAAAGATGCACGGTTACCAGCTTATCGTGAGTAATACGAATGAAGAACTAGAGATGGAGAGAGAACAGATCACCATGTTCAACGATCAATTTATTGACGGTTTGATCATGGCACCAACTTCTCAGAGTCATGAATTTCTTCATCAGGAGTTGAACGGGGATTATCCTGTCGTCTTTATCGATCGTAAACCAGAAGGATACGATAGAGGAGATTTTATTCTAAGCGATGGAAAAAAAGGTACTTATGATGCCATTAAACTTTTGTTATCAAAAGGCCATAAGAATATCGGGTTCGTTACAGGACCTCTTGGAATCTCTACCAGTGATGAACGATTAGAAGGTTACAAGCAAGCTCTTCAGGAACAAGGGATTCAGGTAGACAACTCTCTTATTAAGGAAGCAGTGCCTACGCTTGAGAACGGATACCAATTGACTAAAGAATTACTCTCCTCATCAAAAGTATCTGCTGTTCTTGCAGCTAATAATGTTATGACTATGGGAGTAGTGAAATGTCTTCAAGATCACAAGAGAACGATCCCAAGCGATGTAGCAGTCATCGGATTTGATGATTATGAATGGGCTAAGATCACAACACCATCACTAACGATGATCAAACAGCCTTCATTTGAATTAGGTGTAAAAGCCGCTGAGGCCATTCTTAGAAGGATAGAAGAACCTGATGCCGACTTTATTGAAATGAGACTTCAAACAGAACTCATTCAACGAGAAAGCTGTTGA
- a CDS encoding LamG-like jellyroll fold domain-containing protein produces the protein MSQLIAHWSFDEGIGKATKEKINEQWHNIDYVFNDAVDKPSSDPLWREGIQGNCLLFDGYSTSIVSKSLSSSSLSEMTIEAWIAPRSFEYGADGKLSAIINQHNQNKNEGFLLGIYRHGTWSFQVGTGDEWLEVWDEGHPLPPAEWSHIAATFSSQHGYMRLYLNGEQIATKKIMDGSKLRLSDEDLVIGKHNHPFMIEEVFSLNMYNGLLDELKIYDVALSPIKLLNHYARVKVIKNEIPEIPYNDLALKREVYEGDRHRPRYHLIPPGHWMNEPHAPIYFEGKYHIFYQHNPKGPYWHYIHWGHLVSDDLVHWQDMPIALTPASGEIDPDGVWSGSACYDEYGVPALFFTAGNDAVFPNQMTGLARSMYREDGDVLLTNWKKHDKPVTLQTKGVGMKIGDFRDPFVWKEDELWYQLVGTSHENGGGTAALYTSSDLLNWEYQNLFYKTDHEKYPYLGPIWELPVFLPIGEDREGNKKHVFLISPVGEGADVEVFYWIGTWDKEHYRFVPDQEEPQPIDVGDFHFTGPSGFIDPKTGRAIVFTITQGQRTLIEEYKAGWAHNGGLPVELFLRHDGKLGIKPIDELSSLRSELLIDLENVSLLEANRRLAKIQSDSLEIQLVVKLEEIEEAGIAVKMSPDREEETYLYYNKSKSILGVNREKTTLNPSARTKGIQEGKLEIQEDLLTFHLFIDKSMIELYVNEQKSLTTRSYPTKEDALGLELRIWGRAEVVSFKVWSMNGAYE, from the coding sequence ATGTCACAATTGATTGCTCACTGGTCGTTTGATGAAGGAATTGGAAAAGCTACAAAAGAAAAGATCAATGAACAATGGCATAATATTGATTATGTATTTAACGATGCCGTTGATAAACCATCAAGTGACCCCCTTTGGAGAGAAGGAATACAAGGGAACTGTCTGCTCTTTGACGGTTATTCTACATCCATTGTCAGCAAAAGCTTGTCATCATCCTCTTTATCAGAGATGACTATCGAAGCATGGATAGCTCCTCGTTCGTTTGAATACGGAGCAGATGGAAAACTTTCTGCAATAATCAATCAACATAACCAGAATAAGAATGAAGGATTTCTTCTAGGAATTTACAGACATGGTACATGGTCGTTTCAAGTGGGAACAGGCGATGAATGGCTTGAAGTTTGGGATGAAGGGCATCCACTCCCTCCAGCAGAATGGTCGCATATCGCAGCTACATTTAGTTCTCAACATGGCTATATGCGTCTTTATTTAAACGGCGAACAGATCGCTACGAAAAAAATTATGGACGGTTCTAAACTAAGGTTGAGTGATGAAGATCTTGTGATCGGAAAGCATAACCATCCTTTCATGATCGAAGAGGTCTTTTCATTAAATATGTACAACGGTTTATTGGATGAACTCAAAATTTATGATGTAGCTCTATCACCTATAAAACTTCTGAATCATTATGCAAGAGTTAAGGTGATCAAGAATGAGATACCTGAGATTCCTTACAACGATCTTGCTCTTAAAAGAGAGGTATACGAAGGAGACAGACACAGACCTAGATATCATTTAATTCCACCAGGACACTGGATGAACGAACCACATGCTCCCATTTATTTTGAAGGAAAATATCATATTTTTTATCAACATAATCCAAAAGGCCCTTATTGGCACTACATCCATTGGGGCCACCTTGTGAGTGATGATCTGGTTCATTGGCAAGATATGCCGATCGCTCTTACTCCTGCATCAGGTGAAATCGATCCAGACGGTGTTTGGTCAGGAAGTGCTTGTTATGATGAGTACGGTGTACCAGCTCTTTTCTTCACAGCAGGAAATGATGCTGTTTTTCCTAATCAGATGACAGGTCTTGCTAGGAGTATGTACAGAGAAGATGGTGACGTGCTACTTACAAACTGGAAAAAGCACGATAAGCCTGTAACTTTACAAACAAAAGGTGTAGGCATGAAGATAGGCGATTTTAGAGATCCATTCGTTTGGAAGGAAGATGAACTCTGGTACCAGCTTGTCGGAACCTCTCATGAAAACGGAGGCGGAACTGCTGCACTTTATACTTCTTCTGATCTACTAAACTGGGAGTATCAGAATCTTTTTTACAAAACTGATCATGAGAAATATCCGTATCTAGGACCTATTTGGGAACTACCTGTATTCTTACCTATCGGAGAAGATAGAGAAGGAAATAAAAAACATGTCTTTTTGATCTCACCAGTTGGTGAGGGAGCTGATGTAGAAGTGTTCTACTGGATCGGAACATGGGATAAAGAGCATTATCGTTTTGTTCCTGATCAAGAAGAGCCTCAACCTATTGATGTGGGGGATTTTCATTTTACTGGACCAAGTGGTTTTATCGATCCCAAAACCGGTAGAGCGATCGTATTTACAATCACTCAGGGACAGAGGACACTTATAGAAGAATACAAAGCCGGATGGGCACATAACGGTGGACTCCCTGTTGAGTTATTCTTGCGACACGATGGAAAACTAGGAATTAAACCAATTGATGAGTTATCATCACTTCGTTCCGAGTTACTCATTGACTTAGAGAATGTGAGTTTACTAGAAGCGAACAGACGACTTGCAAAGATTCAATCCGATTCATTAGAGATACAGTTAGTGGTAAAATTAGAAGAGATTGAGGAAGCAGGCATAGCCGTGAAAATGTCACCAGACAGAGAAGAAGAAACGTATCTCTATTACAATAAATCAAAAAGTATATTGGGTGTAAACCGGGAGAAAACCACATTAAACCCTTCAGCTAGAACCAAAGGCATCCAAGAAGGAAAGCTTGAGATTCAGGAGGATCTTCTCACTTTTCATCTCTTCATAGACAAATCAATGATAGAGCTCTATGTAAACGAACAAAAAAGTTTAACCACCCGTTCTTATCCGACTAAAGAGGATGCATTAGGGCTTGAACTCCGAATATGGGGAAGAGCTGAAGTGGTTTCTTTTAAGGTATGGTCGATGAACGGAGCCTATGAATAG